One Candidatus Cloacimonadota bacterium genomic window, CGGGGTTTGATGTAACCTACTGCACGTACTATGTTCGTTACAACTCAGCTGCGCAGGAGATAAACAGATGGGCTCCAGCTACTATTTCAAACTCAAAAATTGCTTATACAGCCGTTGGCGAACCGAATATAGCGGCTACAGCTGGACCCATCTCCGGCCCCACCACCGTTTGCACCTCCAACACCACCTTCACTATCAATAACCTGCCTGCGAGCTGCGCCTCAACGTGGCGGGCTGGCGTTCTGGCTCGTATTAGGTGGTAGTGGTTGTTAACGCCAAGCGCTATGCCACTCAGCTTATAGTGGAGTAAATTTTTAGATGCTGTTTGGGCATCTTTAGAGTTCC contains:
- a CDS encoding H-type lectin domain-containing protein; this translates as TKTNLNRWLYTGSSWNLAAGMYFNVDRYKIAKRVNFEVPFCSPPVVWIRERQSACLSFASPNDGYPYAEITNVTETGFDVTYCTYYVRYNSAAQEINRWAPATISNSKIAYTAVGEPNIAATAGPISGPTTVCTSNTTFTINNLPASCASTWRAGVLARIRW